A window from bacterium encodes these proteins:
- a CDS encoding penicillin-binding protein 2, with product MILLKQEFNKKNVLNKRLSFIQILFGIMFTVVLCFLVKIQIINPPEETTGTYEKVEIPVPRGTIYDRNGKILAMSVPYYSLYIDSWKVNHQKKKNPSYPEELKKELIDILKISKTEIEKKLQNRYPLIKKELSVEEYKTLSGKNLPGIVFLPSYKRTYPNGTLACHVLGFAGGNYGNGLEGVELYYDNILKGEKGISLILKDGTGDLIYSVEKKISPSKPGKDIYLTIDSNLQYIVEEEIENVYHKYNAASVSAIVIDYDTGEILALANIPKYDPNRPDKFPLSNLRNRAVTDLFEPGSTFKIVTAASAIEEKIISPDDVINCENGKWFVRNHYLRDVHKYGRLTVSEIIEKSSNIGTVKIAMKLGEKKLYEYCKKFGFGVPTGVDLPGEISGILRPLNAWSSYSITAVPIGQEVGINALQGITAMAVIANGGYLIQPHVLKGFKADNPETLILWKGKEKQQILSSATCETLTKILQEVTGPEGTAPLANIPGYNISGKTGTAQKIVNGYYSKDRFVSSFVGFLQHKDAKMLVLVKVDEPKPVYYGGLVAAPAFKNIMWRSLQYLNIPPELLEEEHKLVMKK from the coding sequence ATGATACTGCTGAAGCAGGAATTTAATAAAAAAAACGTTTTAAATAAAAGGTTGTCCTTTATACAGATATTATTTGGTATTATGTTTACCGTTGTTTTATGTTTTCTTGTAAAAATCCAGATTATCAACCCTCCGGAAGAAACAACAGGTACATATGAGAAGGTAGAAATTCCTGTTCCGAGAGGTACAATATACGACAGAAATGGAAAAATTCTTGCTATGAGTGTTCCCTATTATTCCTTATATATTGATTCATGGAAAGTAAACCATCAAAAAAAGAAAAATCCATCTTATCCTGAAGAGTTAAAGAAAGAACTTATTGATATACTAAAAATATCTAAAACAGAGATAGAAAAAAAACTACAGAATAGATATCCTCTCATTAAAAAAGAACTTTCTGTGGAGGAATACAAAACACTTTCGGGAAAAAACCTACCCGGTATTGTTTTCCTCCCTTCATATAAAAGGACTTATCCAAATGGAACACTTGCCTGTCATGTACTGGGATTCGCAGGAGGAAACTACGGTAATGGTCTTGAAGGTGTAGAACTCTATTACGACAATATACTCAAAGGAGAAAAAGGCATATCATTGATATTAAAAGACGGAACAGGAGACCTTATCTATTCGGTTGAAAAGAAAATATCTCCTTCAAAACCTGGTAAGGATATCTATCTTACAATAGACAGTAATCTTCAGTATATCGTAGAGGAAGAGATTGAAAACGTATATCATAAATATAACGCTGCAAGTGTATCTGCAATAGTGATTGATTATGATACAGGAGAAATCCTTGCCCTTGCGAATATACCAAAATATGACCCTAATAGACCAGACAAATTTCCTCTGTCAAACTTAAGAAATAGAGCTGTTACTGACCTTTTTGAACCCGGTTCAACATTTAAGATAGTGACTGCTGCATCAGCAATTGAAGAAAAAATTATATCTCCTGATGATGTTATAAACTGTGAAAATGGTAAGTGGTTTGTAAGAAACCATTATCTTAGAGATGTACATAAATATGGGAGATTAACAGTAAGTGAAATAATAGAAAAATCAAGTAATATCGGAACAGTAAAGATAGCAATGAAATTAGGAGAAAAAAAACTTTATGAGTACTGTAAGAAATTTGGATTTGGCGTACCTACAGGGGTTGACCTGCCGGGAGAGATAAGTGGTATATTGAGACCTCTCAATGCATGGTCAAGTTATTCAATTACTGCTGTTCCTATAGGACAGGAAGTGGGAATCAATGCATTACAGGGGATTACAGCAATGGCAGTGATTGCAAATGGTGGTTATTTAATCCAGCCACATGTCCTTAAAGGATTTAAAGCGGATAATCCTGAAACACTTATACTATGGAAGGGGAAGGAAAAACAACAGATTCTTTCCAGTGCTACCTGTGAAACTCTTACAAAGATACTTCAGGAAGTAACAGGACCAGAAGGGACTGCTCCACTTGCAAATATACCTGGTTACAATATCAGTGGTAAAACAGGTACAGCTCAAAAAATTGTAAATGGATATTATTCAAAGGACAGGTTTGTTTCTTCTTTTGTAGGTTTCCTTCAGCACAAAGATGCAAAAATGCTGGTTTTAGTAAAAGTTGATGAACCAAAACCAGTATATTATGGGGGGTTGGTTGCTGCACCTGCATTTAAAAATATAATGTGGAGGTCATTACAGTATCTTAATATTCCACCTGAATTACTTGAAGAAGAACATAAATTGGTGATGAAAAAATGA
- the ftsW gene encoding putative lipid II flippase FtsW — MLLKKRFSLYFKILISGTILILLGSVFVLSSSSIYGISRTGNPTYYFTKHLVWLVIGIIGVWFINKKDIKYIEKYSFHIFLFSMLLLPLPRFFGELRWIKLGPLSFQPAELVKFTFIIYLADYFKRKQINIGNFKTLIVPIIFLLIITGILQTQKDIGTFVIIFFTFILLTFLAGVKLKHITLIILAGIILVCLLILMFPYRIQRIKTYLNPSADTHGSGYQTIQSLITIGSGGITGKGLGAGERKLKFLPEAHKDYIYAVVGEEMGFIGTTFILLLFAILVFSAFTITNLTSDNYLKFLSAGIGGLFGFQFLLHACVVLNLVPAKGTTLPFFSVGGSSFLINILALGVLLNIARKVCTEENIEKVEIPVISLR, encoded by the coding sequence ATGCTTTTAAAAAAGAGGTTTTCTCTCTACTTTAAGATATTGATTTCAGGAACGATATTAATTCTACTGGGTAGTGTTTTTGTTTTAAGTTCAAGTTCTATTTATGGAATATCTCGGACAGGAAATCCTACATATTACTTCACAAAACATCTCGTATGGCTTGTAATAGGTATTATAGGAGTATGGTTCATCAACAAAAAAGATATAAAATATATTGAAAAATACAGTTTCCACATTTTTCTTTTTTCAATGCTTTTACTCCCTCTACCACGATTTTTTGGAGAATTAAGATGGATAAAATTAGGACCTTTAAGTTTCCAACCAGCAGAACTGGTAAAATTTACATTTATAATATATCTCGCTGATTATTTCAAAAGGAAGCAAATAAATATCGGCAATTTTAAAACATTGATTGTACCAATTATCTTTTTACTTATTATTACGGGTATTCTACAAACACAGAAGGATATAGGAACATTTGTCATTATCTTTTTTACCTTTATTCTTCTTACATTTCTTGCAGGAGTAAAACTTAAACATATAACACTCATTATTCTTGCTGGGATTATACTCGTCTGTTTACTTATATTAATGTTCCCCTATAGAATCCAGAGAATTAAAACATACCTTAATCCATCTGCGGATACTCACGGAAGTGGGTACCAAACAATCCAATCACTCATTACTATCGGTTCAGGAGGTATTACAGGAAAAGGGCTTGGTGCAGGAGAAAGAAAACTCAAGTTTTTACCTGAAGCACATAAGGACTATATATATGCTGTAGTAGGGGAAGAGATGGGCTTTATAGGAACCACTTTTATACTCCTTTTATTTGCAATACTCGTTTTCTCTGCCTTTACAATAACAAATCTAACCTCTGATAACTATCTTAAATTCTTAAGTGCAGGTATAGGGGGACTCTTTGGCTTTCAGTTCCTCCTTCATGCATGTGTTGTTTTAAATCTTGTACCTGCTAAAGGAACAACACTTCCTTTTTTCAGTGTAGGTGGGTCTTCCTTCCTTATAAATATCCTTGCACTGGGTGTGTTATTGAATATTGCCAGAAAGGTATGCACAGAAGAAAATATTGAAAAAGTTGAGATACCAGTTATCTCTCTCCGTTAA
- the mraZ gene encoding division/cell wall cluster transcriptional repressor MraZ, giving the protein MVYFGEFRGKVDKQGRIVIPSKMRNLLSVKKNGAVYITKGLENCLFIFSEQMWENQSTKLKDLPFTKGDPRTFTRLFFSGAFQSHIDKQGRVLIPSNLLTYAGIKESVVIIGAGTRVEIWDEKRWDNYYEESLKVYEDISEKLMEL; this is encoded by the coding sequence ATGGTATATTTTGGTGAATTCAGGGGAAAGGTAGATAAACAGGGAAGAATTGTTATTCCATCAAAGATGAGAAATCTGCTCTCAGTTAAAAAAAATGGAGCAGTTTATATAACCAAAGGACTGGAAAACTGTCTCTTCATTTTTTCTGAACAGATGTGGGAGAACCAGAGCACAAAACTAAAAGACCTTCCCTTTACAAAGGGAGACCCGAGAACCTTCACCCGCCTTTTCTTTTCGGGTGCCTTTCAATCCCATATTGATAAACAGGGAAGGGTTCTTATCCCATCCAATCTACTTACCTATGCGGGGATAAAAGAAAGTGTAGTAATAATAGGTGCGGGTACAAGGGTTGAGATATGGGATGAAAAGAGGTGGGATAATTATTACGAAGAATCATTAAAGGTCTATGAGGATATTTCAGAAAAATTAATGGAATTATAA
- the murD gene encoding UDP-N-acetylmuramoyl-L-alanine--D-glutamate ligase — protein sequence MDVKDKKVVIIGLGKTGFETAIFLYKKGADVFLTEAKVTDEIYKNASLLNEKGIKTEIGGHTEAFLENMELLIVSPGVPDDALPVKYAESKNIPVISELELAFNFSPTNKIIAITGTNGKTTTTALTGHILQKAGFPVNVCGNIGNPFIGEIENLTEDTYVVLETSSFQLERTITFKPSIACLLNIAEDHIDRHKTMKKYIEAKKKIFANQDKNDFAIINYDDNYCQEIVPDIKSNLFFFSHRIIKEKGAYISGKHIFSNIKNLEEVLNITKTNLWGKGNIENMMASTLIGLLCNLSPDDIKEAIYSFTPLPHRLEKVAEINGVLFINDSKSTNPHSVINALDSIDNNTETILIMGGRNKDMSFSGVIPHFQKKVFLIILLGEAKEELAKEFSTTGLPLIKVDTLKEAVEKALKNAKTGNIVMFSPGCTSFDMFNNYKERGDAFKKEVFSLL from the coding sequence ATGGATGTAAAAGATAAAAAAGTAGTAATAATAGGATTAGGGAAAACTGGTTTTGAAACCGCTATTTTTCTTTATAAGAAAGGTGCAGATGTTTTTTTAACAGAGGCAAAGGTAACCGACGAAATTTATAAAAATGCTTCTCTGCTTAATGAAAAAGGTATTAAAACAGAGATTGGAGGACATACAGAAGCATTTCTTGAAAATATGGAACTTCTTATAGTAAGTCCTGGTGTCCCTGATGATGCTCTCCCTGTAAAATATGCTGAAAGTAAAAATATTCCTGTAATAAGTGAATTAGAACTTGCTTTTAACTTCTCCCCTACCAATAAAATTATAGCAATTACAGGCACTAATGGTAAGACAACTACAACTGCTCTTACAGGACATATATTACAAAAAGCAGGTTTTCCTGTTAATGTATGTGGTAATATAGGCAATCCTTTCATAGGGGAGATTGAAAACCTCACAGAAGATACATATGTTGTACTTGAAACAAGTAGCTTTCAATTGGAAAGAACCATAACCTTCAAACCATCTATTGCCTGTCTTTTGAATATAGCAGAAGACCATATCGACAGGCATAAAACAATGAAAAAATATATAGAGGCAAAGAAAAAGATATTTGCCAATCAGGATAAAAATGATTTTGCAATTATCAACTATGATGACAATTACTGTCAGGAAATAGTTCCTGATATAAAATCAAACCTGTTTTTCTTCAGTCATAGAATAATAAAAGAAAAAGGTGCATATATCAGCGGGAAACATATCTTTTCAAATATTAAAAATTTAGAAGAAGTTCTTAACATTACAAAAACAAACCTCTGGGGCAAGGGAAATATTGAAAATATGATGGCATCCACACTTATAGGACTTTTATGCAATCTATCTCCGGATGATATAAAAGAGGCAATCTATTCATTCACCCCCCTGCCCCACCGTCTTGAAAAAGTAGCAGAAATAAATGGTGTCTTATTCATAAATGATTCTAAATCAACTAATCCTCACTCTGTAATAAATGCACTTGACAGTATAGACAATAATACAGAAACGATACTTATTATGGGCGGAAGGAATAAAGATATGTCTTTCTCCGGAGTTATACCCCATTTCCAGAAAAAGGTCTTCCTTATCATTCTGTTAGGAGAAGCAAAAGAAGAACTTGCGAAAGAATTCAGTACTACAGGTCTACCCTTGATAAAGGTTGATACCCTTAAAGAAGCAGTTGAAAAAGCATTAAAAAATGCAAAAACAGGTAATATAGTGATGTTTTCTCCTGGATGTACATCATTTGATATGTTTAACAATTATAAGGAGCGGGGAGATGCTTTTAAAAAAGAGGTTTTCTCTCTACTTTAA
- the mraY gene encoding phospho-N-acetylmuramoyl-pentapeptide-transferase yields MLYKFLYQFTSYWFGFNVFRYVTVRTVFATLTSLFITIIFGKKTISALRHLCHPNMLNFRVDSKENIPTMGGLLILGSILISTILWADLKNIYIFLLIFLSIWLASFGFWDDYIKLRQKSHKGLRPLVKILGQISIGFIIGLILYYHPSLNFNTSVYMPFLKNIVFPLGVYYILFATLIIVATSNAVNLTDGMDGLAIASVLMVALTYGAISYVVSNVKFANYLNVPFIKGAEEVTVFSGALIGASLGFLWYNCYPAEIFMGDTGSLMLGGLIGLLAIIVKQELSLIIMGGIFFIEAFSVIIQVISFKTRGKRVFLMTPIHHHFELKGIPEPKVTVRLWILGIIFALFTLVTLKIR; encoded by the coding sequence GTGTTATATAAATTTCTTTACCAATTCACATCATACTGGTTTGGATTTAATGTTTTCAGATATGTGACAGTAAGAACTGTTTTTGCCACTCTCACTTCCCTGTTTATAACCATTATTTTTGGAAAAAAAACCATAAGTGCATTGAGACATCTCTGTCATCCTAATATGCTTAATTTCAGGGTGGACAGTAAAGAGAATATACCGACTATGGGAGGTCTGCTTATACTCGGTAGTATCCTTATCTCAACAATATTATGGGCAGACCTTAAGAACATATATATCTTCCTTCTAATTTTTCTATCCATCTGGCTGGCATCTTTCGGTTTTTGGGATGATTATATAAAACTTCGTCAAAAGAGTCACAAAGGATTAAGACCACTGGTAAAGATATTAGGACAGATCAGTATTGGATTTATAATAGGATTAATTTTATATTATCATCCCTCTCTGAATTTTAACACCTCTGTGTATATGCCTTTCCTGAAAAATATTGTGTTTCCTCTCGGAGTGTATTATATACTGTTTGCTACACTTATTATTGTTGCTACTTCAAACGCTGTAAATCTTACAGATGGCATGGACGGTCTTGCAATCGCTTCTGTTCTTATGGTTGCTCTTACATATGGTGCTATTTCATATGTTGTCAGCAATGTAAAATTTGCCAACTATCTAAATGTCCCTTTCATAAAAGGTGCTGAAGAGGTTACTGTATTTTCAGGAGCACTTATAGGAGCATCCCTCGGATTTTTATGGTATAACTGCTATCCCGCAGAAATATTCATGGGAGATACTGGGTCTCTTATGTTAGGAGGACTTATAGGCCTCCTTGCAATTATTGTAAAACAGGAACTATCTCTTATTATAATGGGGGGAATTTTCTTTATAGAGGCATTCTCTGTAATTATTCAGGTGATATCTTTCAAAACACGTGGCAAACGTGTATTTCTTATGACCCCCATACATCACCATTTTGAACTTAAAGGTATTCCTGAACCAAAAGTTACTGTGCGTTTATGGATACTCGGTATCATATTTGCACTCTTCACTCTCGTAACATTAAAAATACGATGA
- the rsmH gene encoding 16S rRNA (cytosine(1402)-N(4))-methyltransferase RsmH, producing the protein MVEHYPVMKEYVLKYLNLKDGGIYIDATCGYGGHSRYILETNKDIILYGLDKDEDAIKHISMALADFKNFKAIHSGYENMDIVLGKENVEKVDGILMDLGFSTNQIKDGERGFSFQVDGPLDMRYDRKTPLTAKEIINRWNKKEILWIFENYGEINKAGKIVEAIIEQRKKKQFETTRELADFIARYYKKVGKIHPATKFFMALRIAVNNEIEILKEGLKKAVMFLKTNGRLVVISFHSLEDRTVKHFFRNNKQLKVLTKKPVLPALEEIAVNPRSRSAKMRVSEKI; encoded by the coding sequence ATGGTAGAACATTATCCGGTAATGAAAGAGTATGTGTTGAAATACCTTAATCTTAAAGATGGGGGTATATATATAGACGCAACCTGTGGATACGGAGGACATAGCAGATATATTCTTGAAACAAATAAAGATATAATTCTTTATGGACTGGATAAAGATGAAGATGCTATAAAACACATATCCATGGCACTTGCTGATTTTAAAAACTTCAAGGCAATACACTCTGGATATGAAAATATGGATATAGTACTCGGAAAAGAAAATGTGGAAAAAGTAGATGGAATATTGATGGACCTCGGTTTTTCAACAAATCAGATAAAAGATGGAGAAAGAGGATTCAGTTTTCAGGTAGATGGTCCTCTGGATATGAGATATGATAGAAAAACACCTTTAACAGCAAAAGAGATAATTAACAGATGGAACAAAAAAGAAATTTTATGGATTTTTGAAAATTATGGAGAAATTAATAAAGCAGGGAAAATTGTTGAGGCGATTATTGAACAGAGGAAAAAGAAACAATTTGAAACAACAAGAGAACTTGCTGATTTTATAGCAAGATATTATAAAAAAGTTGGTAAAATCCATCCAGCAACGAAGTTCTTTATGGCTTTAAGAATTGCAGTTAATAATGAGATAGAGATATTAAAAGAAGGGTTGAAGAAAGCAGTAATGTTTTTGAAAACGAACGGTCGGCTCGTTGTAATTTCTTTTCATTCTCTTGAAGATAGAACTGTAAAACATTTTTTTCGGAATAATAAACAATTAAAGGTTCTGACAAAAAAACCTGTACTACCTGCATTAGAAGAGATAGCAGTTAATCCCAGGAGTAGAAGTGCAAAAATGAGGGTAAGTGAGAAAATATGA
- a CDS encoding UDP-N-acetylmuramoyl-L-alanyl-D-glutamate--2,6-diaminopimelate ligase: protein MKLKDIIKNLDYKRLYNLNNPEVNGIAYDSRKVKEKFIFVALKGTTFDGHHFINDAISRGAKIIVVSKKSPVLPSDVGEIVVEDTREALHTIAAEFYGHPSKKLRVVGITGTNGKTTTSFIIKHILEKSGNKCGLIGTISYQIGERAISSVNTTPESLDIQKLFYDMVEAGCNWAVMEVSSHGIAQGRISKINFDTGIFTNIASHEHLDYHKSFRNYLNAKLKFFNYYLKESEKERKVGIVNNDDKCAGYFIKCLKKNGIECITYGRKKSDIQIVDYAMKKDGNYLIVETKGTRIEFYTNLKGLGNIYNSLAGISFGISEGIPIDILKEALASITYVSGRFESVDEGQNFDVIVDYAHTHHALSNLLHSVKELHPKRIILVFGCGGDRDKTKRPLMGNIAVKMADIVFITSDNPRSEDPQDIIDDIEKGIPFYLRKKYVAIIDRKQAIKEAISIARENDCVVIAGKGHETFQILKNTVVPFDDREEARKAIRERLKS from the coding sequence ATGAAGTTGAAAGACATTATTAAAAATTTAGATTACAAACGGTTATATAATCTGAATAACCCTGAAGTGAATGGTATCGCGTATGATTCTCGTAAAGTAAAAGAGAAATTCATATTTGTTGCTTTAAAAGGTACCACTTTTGATGGTCATCATTTTATAAACGACGCTATATCCAGAGGGGCTAAAATAATCGTTGTAAGTAAAAAAAGTCCTGTTTTACCATCAGATGTAGGAGAAATTGTTGTTGAAGATACAAGAGAAGCCCTGCATACTATCGCAGCAGAGTTTTATGGACATCCTTCTAAAAAATTAAGAGTTGTTGGAATAACAGGAACTAATGGAAAGACCACAACCTCATTTATTATCAAACACATACTTGAAAAATCAGGAAATAAATGTGGACTTATAGGAACTATATCATATCAGATAGGTGAAAGGGCCATCAGTTCTGTCAATACAACCCCTGAGTCACTTGATATCCAGAAACTTTTCTATGACATGGTAGAGGCAGGTTGTAACTGGGCTGTAATGGAAGTATCTTCCCATGGTATAGCACAGGGGAGGATTTCTAAAATAAATTTTGATACAGGGATATTTACAAACATTGCCTCCCATGAACATCTTGACTATCATAAAAGTTTTAGAAACTATCTAAATGCAAAACTGAAATTTTTTAATTATTATTTAAAAGAAAGTGAAAAAGAAAGAAAGGTAGGGATTGTAAATAATGACGATAAATGTGCAGGTTATTTTATAAAATGTCTGAAAAAAAATGGAATAGAATGTATAACCTATGGCAGGAAGAAATCCGATATACAGATTGTAGATTATGCAATGAAAAAGGATGGGAACTATCTTATAGTGGAAACAAAAGGGACAAGAATTGAATTCTATACAAATCTAAAAGGACTGGGTAATATATACAATAGTTTAGCAGGAATTTCTTTCGGTATTTCTGAAGGGATACCAATAGATATTTTGAAAGAAGCACTTGCATCTATAACATATGTATCTGGAAGGTTTGAATCAGTTGATGAAGGACAAAACTTTGATGTTATAGTTGACTATGCCCATACACACCATGCCCTTTCTAACCTGTTACATTCTGTTAAAGAACTCCATCCTAAAAGAATTATACTTGTCTTCGGATGTGGTGGTGACAGAGATAAAACCAAGAGACCTCTTATGGGAAATATCGCTGTAAAGATGGCTGATATTGTATTTATTACATCTGATAATCCACGTTCTGAAGACCCACAGGATATTATAGATGATATAGAAAAAGGTATTCCTTTCTATCTAAGGAAGAAATATGTAGCAATTATAGACAGAAAACAGGCGATAAAAGAAGCAATCTCCATTGCCAGAGAAAATGATTGTGTGGTTATCGCAGGTAAGGGACATGAAACATTTCAGATATTGAAAAATACCGTTGTTCCATTTGATGACAGAGAAGAAGCGAGAAAAGCTATAAGAGAGAGATTAAAAAGTTAA
- a CDS encoding pyridoxal phosphate-dependent aminotransferase, with protein MMISEKAKNIKPSATLEINKKAKELKAKGVDVINLSVGEPDFDTPDIIKEFAIKSIKDGFTKYTDTAGILELREAICEKLEKENGLSYAPSQIVVSNGAKHSLYNIFLAILNDGDEVIIPAPYWVSYPEMVSLAGGVPVFCKWDKNFKIDMEHLKSLINKRTKALVLNSPSNPTGIVYDKEEIDSIAEILLKNNIICISDEVYEKIMYDGKQHISIASYSPEMKKITVVVNAVSKTFAMTGWRIGYIAAEKEIADAINKIQGQTTSAPSSISQKAAVIAIKEGERLYTDMVKEFQKRRDYLLKSIPEEFSYPVPMGAFYLFCSYKEMDSMVLCKRLLEEKFLAAVPGVEFGADKFIRISYATSMKNLEVTVERLKEFVKENR; from the coding sequence ATAATGATTTCTGAAAAAGCAAAGAATATAAAACCATCAGCAACATTAGAGATTAACAAGAAAGCAAAAGAACTGAAGGCAAAAGGTGTGGATGTTATAAACCTTTCAGTAGGAGAGCCGGATTTTGATACGCCTGATATTATAAAGGAGTTTGCTATAAAATCAATAAAGGATGGATTTACAAAGTATACAGACACAGCAGGCATTCTTGAATTGAGAGAGGCAATCTGTGAAAAACTTGAAAAGGAAAATGGACTTTCTTATGCACCATCCCAGATAGTTGTTTCAAATGGAGCTAAACATTCTTTATACAACATATTTCTTGCAATACTTAATGATGGCGATGAGGTTATTATTCCTGCCCCTTACTGGGTAAGTTATCCTGAAATGGTCTCTCTCGCTGGTGGAGTTCCTGTTTTTTGTAAATGGGATAAAAATTTTAAAATAGATATGGAACATTTGAAATCGCTTATCAACAAAAGGACAAAGGCGCTTGTTTTGAATAGTCCTTCCAATCCTACAGGTATTGTATATGATAAAGAAGAGATAGATAGTATAGCAGAAATTCTGCTTAAGAATAATATTATATGTATATCAGATGAGGTCTATGAGAAAATTATGTATGATGGGAAACAGCATATAAGTATTGCTTCATATTCACCTGAAATGAAAAAGATTACAGTGGTTGTAAATGCTGTTTCAAAGACATTTGCTATGACTGGTTGGCGTATTGGATATATAGCAGCAGAAAAAGAGATTGCAGATGCAATTAATAAAATACAGGGACAAACCACATCCGCGCCCTCTTCTATTTCACAGAAGGCAGCGGTAATTGCTATAAAGGAAGGGGAACGGCTTTATACTGATATGGTAAAGGAATTCCAAAAAAGAAGGGACTATCTTTTGAAAAGTATACCGGAAGAGTTTTCTTATCCAGTTCCTATGGGTGCTTTTTATTTATTCTGCAGTTATAAAGAGATGGATTCTATGGTACTCTGTAAACGGCTACTTGAGGAGAAGTTTCTCGCTGCAGTCCCTGGTGTGGAATTTGGTGCAGATAAGTTTATCCGTATTTCCTATGCGACGAGTATGAAAAATCTTGAGGTTACAGTTGAACGACTTAAAGAGTTTGTAAAGGAGAACAGATGA
- the murF gene encoding UDP-N-acetylmuramoyl-tripeptide--D-alanyl-D-alanine ligase yields MEEVQIESIVKWCRGTVPDKSILKRYCYGISTDSRQIKKGEVFVALKGERFDGTSFVNLVLQKGAVAAVVPDNFISDSKKIIKVKDTLKALGDIARGYRNKFDVYVIGITGSDGKTTTKEFIKKTLSVKYNTSGTEGNFNNFIGLPLSIFNITEKTDFCVLEMGMNRRGEIRYLSKIAQPQAGVITTIGPAHIGFFRSLTEIAEAKSELIETLEGEKLCLLNYDNKFFSFLKKKASARVLSFGIKEGADIRGIIAEEGNDFFTFYIEGEDSPFRINFWNTSIIYPALIAFGLGKKFGIGTHSMVNIFEEIQPLPGRGKIYYLKDIAIIDETYNCNPQSLKASLYSFHKKQFNRKIAVIGDMAELGKLSSLYHRNTGMFIRKLDIDMLITIGDKSKQMGEIADKKWKHFMDIDTLNKYLSKIIKKGDAILIKGSRIMNLDSTRNYLLEQYGG; encoded by the coding sequence ATGGAAGAGGTTCAAATTGAAAGCATCGTAAAATGGTGTAGAGGAACCGTACCTGATAAAAGTATTCTTAAAAGATACTGTTATGGAATATCCACTGATAGCAGACAGATAAAAAAGGGAGAAGTTTTTGTAGCACTTAAGGGAGAAAGATTTGATGGAACATCATTTGTTAATTTAGTATTACAGAAAGGAGCTGTGGCTGCTGTAGTTCCAGACAATTTCATCTCCGATAGCAAAAAAATCATAAAGGTAAAAGATACACTAAAGGCACTCGGTGATATAGCGAGAGGATATAGAAATAAATTTGATGTTTATGTAATTGGAATAACTGGTAGTGATGGAAAAACAACCACAAAAGAATTTATTAAAAAAACCCTTTCTGTAAAATATAATACAAGTGGTACTGAAGGAAATTTTAATAACTTCATAGGACTCCCTTTATCTATATTCAACATAACTGAAAAAACGGACTTCTGTGTACTTGAAATGGGGATGAACAGACGGGGTGAAATACGATATCTTAGCAAAATAGCACAACCACAGGCAGGGGTTATTACAACCATCGGTCCTGCACATATAGGATTTTTCAGAAGTTTAACAGAGATAGCAGAGGCTAAGTCAGAATTAATAGAAACTCTGGAAGGCGAAAAATTGTGTTTGCTAAATTATGATAATAAGTTCTTCTCTTTTTTGAAAAAAAAGGCATCGGCAAGGGTCTTAAGTTTTGGAATAAAAGAAGGGGCTGATATAAGAGGTATTATAGCAGAAGAAGGCAATGACTTCTTCACATTTTATATTGAGGGAGAAGATAGTCCTTTCAGAATAAATTTCTGGAATACATCCATTATATATCCTGCTCTTATAGCATTCGGATTAGGTAAAAAATTCGGTATAGGAACACACAGTATGGTAAATATATTCGAAGAGATACAACCATTACCGGGAAGAGGAAAAATTTACTACTTGAAAGATATTGCTATTATTGACGAAACATATAACTGTAACCCTCAATCTCTAAAAGCATCTCTTTATAGTTTCCATAAGAAACAGTTTAACAGGAAAATAGCAGTTATAGGAGATATGGCAGAGCTTGGGAAATTATCTTCTTTATATCACAGAAATACAGGTATGTTTATCAGAAAATTAGATATAGATATGTTGATTACTATAGGGGATAAAAGTAAACAGATGGGAGAAATTGCAGATAAAAAATGGAAACATTTTATGGATATTGATACGCTGAATAAATACTTATCTAAAATTATAAAAAAGGGTGATGCCATTTTAATCAAAGGGTCAAGAATTATGAATCTGGACAGCACAAGAAACTACCTGTTGGAACAATATGGAGGATAA